The following proteins are encoded in a genomic region of Thiomonas sp. X19:
- a CDS encoding DUF177 domain-containing protein, whose product MENKPDEPVDHLSQLPVLRLNLHELAREQRTEQGQLALRDLTRLLSALVAGHAAVQTGQVDWRVRGYTHAQPGGDVQPMIELKVSAVLPLLCQRCLQPALQRVQDKVLFRLVEQEPGLTQEELEAEDEALCVRVAVDIQAMVEDQMLLALPLVPMHEVCPQPIVVAGLEAQPIDLPARASPFAALASLKKGK is encoded by the coding sequence ATGGAAAACAAGCCCGATGAGCCCGTGGATCACCTCAGTCAATTGCCTGTGCTGCGCTTGAATTTGCACGAACTCGCGCGCGAGCAGCGCACCGAGCAAGGGCAGTTGGCCTTGCGTGACTTGACGCGTCTGCTTTCCGCCCTCGTTGCTGGACATGCGGCGGTTCAAACGGGTCAGGTGGACTGGCGTGTGCGCGGCTACACGCACGCACAACCCGGTGGGGACGTGCAGCCCATGATCGAGTTGAAGGTCTCCGCCGTATTGCCTCTGTTGTGCCAGCGCTGCTTGCAGCCAGCATTGCAACGGGTGCAGGACAAGGTGCTGTTCCGTTTGGTGGAGCAGGAGCCCGGACTCACGCAAGAGGAACTGGAAGCCGAGGACGAAGCACTGTGCGTGCGAGTGGCGGTCGACATACAAGCCATGGTGGAAGACCAGATGCTGCTCGCGCTACCGCTGGTGCCCATGCACGAGGTTTGCCCCCAGCCCATCGTGGTGGCAGGGCTGGAGGCCCAGCCGATTGATTTACCCGCCCGCGCGTCGCCGTTCGCGGCCCTGGCCAGTCTCAAAAAGGGCAAATAG
- a CDS encoding DUF6691 family protein yields the protein MTKHVRPVPVLLSALLAGGLFGFGLAWSTMVKPEAILQFLLLQNMGLLLVMGGAALTVMLAYRLIPKLMRTPVFGLGWGVHPSHLNARTIVGSALFGVGWGLSGVCPGPAIAGLGVGNWPLLYVIVGILIGAWIEGRFFEKA from the coding sequence ATGACGAAGCATGTGCGCCCCGTTCCCGTGCTGTTGTCGGCGTTACTCGCCGGTGGTCTGTTCGGCTTCGGCCTGGCCTGGTCCACCATGGTCAAGCCCGAGGCCATCCTCCAGTTCTTGCTGTTGCAGAACATGGGCCTGCTGCTGGTGATGGGCGGTGCTGCCCTCACGGTGATGCTGGCCTATCGTCTCATCCCCAAACTGATGCGCACCCCGGTGTTCGGCCTGGGCTGGGGCGTGCATCCATCGCACCTGAATGCGCGCACCATCGTCGGCTCAGCCTTGTTCGGCGTGGGCTGGGGGTTGAGCGGTGTCTGTCCAGGCCCGGCAATTGCCGGTCTGGGGGTCGGAAACTGGCCGCTGCTCTACGTCATCGTCGGCATCCTGATCGGTGCGTGGATCGAAGGTCGGTTTTTCGAGAAGGCTTGA
- a CDS encoding YeeE/YedE family protein yields MDWIAQWFPQGWVHFLGGGIAIGLGVSLLFLLTGFVGGASTTYSAVWSYFSKWPHFQHPKFVITRNWRLVYALGMIAGAVVFTFAVNRGEGFVTHVPVWQLLAGGVVGGFGARMGGGCTSGHGICGLGSLQLPSLLAVITFLVTAVGTAHIVRAFGGF; encoded by the coding sequence ATGGATTGGATTGCACAATGGTTTCCCCAAGGATGGGTTCATTTTTTAGGAGGCGGCATTGCCATCGGCCTGGGTGTCAGCCTGCTGTTCCTCTTGACCGGTTTCGTCGGCGGGGCCAGCACCACCTATAGCGCCGTGTGGTCGTATTTCAGCAAATGGCCGCATTTCCAGCATCCCAAATTCGTCATCACCCGCAACTGGCGTCTGGTCTACGCCCTGGGCATGATTGCGGGTGCCGTCGTCTTCACCTTCGCTGTGAACCGTGGCGAGGGTTTCGTCACCCATGTACCTGTCTGGCAACTTCTGGCCGGCGGGGTGGTTGGCGGCTTCGGCGCGCGCATGGGCGGCGGTTGCACTTCGGGCCATGGCATCTGCGGCCTGGGATCGTTGCAACTGCCCTCGCTCTTGGCCGTGATCACCTTCCTCGTCACTGCCGTGGGCACGGCGCACATCGTGCGCGCGTTCGGGGGGTTCTGA
- the fabF gene encoding beta-ketoacyl-ACP synthase II, translating to MSLRRRIAITGLGAISPIGNTVEVAWGNLVAGKSGIGRITKFDASTFSAQIAGEVRDFDIGAYIPVKEARHMDTFIHYGVAASMQAVRDSGLADAGLDPERVGVLVGSGIGGLPMIEQTHQDFIDRGARRISPFFVPASIINMISGHVSIEYGFRGPNLSVVTACTTGLHAIGLAARLIEGGDADAMVAGGSEATVCPLGIGGFASARALSTRNDDPTAASRPWDKDRDGFVLGEGAGVMVLEAWEHATQRGAKIYAELVGFGMSGDAHHITAPNVDGPRQCMLAAMRNAEIAVDQVQYLNAHGTSTPLGDKNETDAIKAAFGAHAHKLVVNSTKSMTGHLLGGAGGLESLFTVLALHHQISPPTINLQTPDPDCDLDYCANTARQMPIEYALKNNFGFGGTNGSLVFRRV from the coding sequence ATGAGTCTGCGTCGACGTATCGCCATCACCGGCCTGGGCGCCATCTCTCCAATTGGCAACACGGTTGAAGTCGCCTGGGGCAATCTGGTTGCCGGCAAGTCCGGCATCGGACGCATCACCAAGTTCGACGCCTCGACGTTCTCGGCGCAAATCGCCGGCGAGGTGCGCGACTTCGACATCGGCGCCTACATCCCGGTGAAGGAAGCGCGCCATATGGACACCTTCATCCACTATGGCGTGGCGGCCTCCATGCAGGCCGTGCGCGACAGCGGTTTGGCCGATGCCGGCCTGGACCCCGAGCGTGTCGGCGTTTTGGTGGGCTCGGGCATCGGCGGTCTGCCCATGATCGAGCAGACTCACCAAGATTTCATCGACCGAGGCGCGCGGCGCATTTCGCCGTTTTTCGTCCCGGCTTCCATCATCAACATGATTTCCGGCCATGTGTCCATCGAATATGGATTCAGGGGCCCCAATCTTTCCGTGGTCACGGCCTGCACCACCGGCTTGCATGCCATCGGCCTGGCCGCACGACTCATCGAGGGTGGCGATGCCGATGCCATGGTGGCGGGCGGCTCCGAAGCCACCGTCTGTCCCTTGGGAATCGGCGGCTTCGCTTCGGCCCGGGCCCTGTCCACGCGCAATGACGACCCCACCGCGGCCAGCCGCCCCTGGGACAAAGACCGTGACGGTTTCGTCCTCGGTGAGGGCGCCGGCGTCATGGTGCTCGAAGCCTGGGAACACGCTACCCAGCGCGGCGCCAAGATCTATGCCGAGCTCGTCGGCTTCGGCATGAGCGGCGACGCGCACCACATCACTGCACCCAATGTCGACGGACCGCGCCAATGCATGTTGGCCGCCATGCGCAATGCCGAGATTGCCGTGGATCAGGTGCAATACCTCAACGCGCATGGCACATCCACTCCGCTTGGCGACAAGAACGAGACCGATGCCATCAAGGCAGCGTTCGGCGCCCATGCCCACAAGCTCGTGGTCAATTCCACCAAGTCTATGACCGGACACTTGCTGGGTGGCGCTGGTGGTTTGGAGTCGTTGTTCACAGTCTTGGCACTGCACCACCAAATCTCACCACCCACCATCAACTTGCAGACGCCGGATCCAGACTGCGACCTGGACTACTGTGCCAACACGGCACGCCAGATGCCGATCGAATACGCGCTCAAGAACAACTTCGGCTTCGGCGGAACCAACGGTTCGCTGGTCTTCCGCCGCGTCTGA
- the acpP gene encoding acyl carrier protein, with protein MSDIEQRVKKIIAEQLGVAEDQVTNEKSFVNDLGADSLDTVELVMALEDEFGIEIPDEDAEKITTVQLAVDYAKQHHKA; from the coding sequence ATGAGTGATATTGAACAGCGCGTCAAAAAAATTATTGCCGAGCAACTCGGGGTGGCTGAAGATCAGGTCACGAATGAGAAATCCTTCGTCAACGACCTGGGCGCTGACTCGCTCGACACCGTGGAACTCGTGATGGCGCTGGAAGATGAATTCGGCATCGAGATCCCCGATGAAGACGCCGAAAAAATCACCACCGTGCAATTGGCCGTTGACTACGCCAAGCAACACCACAAAGCCTGA
- a CDS encoding MucB/RseB C-terminal domain-containing protein, with protein MKRISVWPLRIKPMARFSRGFSRTRMQCAAACCALWLIPAIASATARQDLAAGAGTQAAALPLNPAQKGDAAASASGSHPKPQHQEASLQSWLQRVSQAAKDRNYSGVFVVQSGGRIVTSTIDHYVVHGNTLERVETLDGQRRILVCHNAETRTILPDARLIVVEDHHTDYSFPRMLKTPHADYATHYKLKQEGHERCAGYVCDVTRIIPRDDLRYGYRLWTERRSGLLVKAQTLNDQGKVLDQVAFTQLDLNPKPRPDLVSKALQGTSGYQIEHMRASLSTPQAQGWGLSQPIPGFESVGIYKRRLMLHGKPAEVTQWLFSDGLASVSLFAGPSADSQQAGASLHMGDTNALLARKGAWSVIVIGAVPAKTLQLFADSLKQLH; from the coding sequence ATGAAGCGGATTTCCGTGTGGCCCTTACGCATTAAGCCGATGGCGCGCTTCTCGCGAGGTTTCTCGCGAACCCGGATGCAATGCGCCGCGGCGTGCTGCGCGCTGTGGCTGATCCCCGCCATCGCCTCGGCCACTGCCAGGCAAGACCTTGCGGCAGGCGCTGGAACCCAGGCCGCGGCGCTGCCGCTCAATCCTGCGCAAAAGGGCGACGCTGCAGCCTCGGCGAGCGGCTCGCACCCCAAGCCCCAGCATCAGGAAGCCTCCTTGCAATCCTGGTTGCAGCGCGTCAGCCAGGCAGCGAAGGACCGCAATTACTCGGGCGTTTTCGTGGTGCAATCCGGCGGCCGCATCGTGACTTCAACGATCGACCACTATGTGGTGCATGGCAACACCCTTGAGCGTGTGGAAACCCTCGACGGCCAGCGCCGCATCCTGGTGTGCCACAACGCCGAGACTCGGACGATTTTGCCCGATGCCCGCCTGATCGTGGTCGAGGATCACCACACCGACTACAGTTTTCCCCGCATGCTGAAGACGCCGCATGCGGACTATGCAACGCACTACAAACTCAAACAAGAGGGACATGAGCGCTGCGCCGGCTATGTTTGCGACGTCACGCGCATCATCCCGCGGGACGATTTGCGTTACGGCTACCGGCTTTGGACCGAGCGGAGATCGGGCCTGCTGGTGAAGGCGCAAACGCTGAATGATCAGGGCAAGGTACTCGACCAGGTGGCGTTTACCCAACTCGACCTCAACCCCAAGCCCAGGCCCGACTTGGTTTCCAAGGCACTGCAAGGCACCTCTGGCTATCAGATCGAGCATATGCGTGCCAGCCTGAGCACGCCCCAGGCGCAAGGCTGGGGCTTGAGTCAACCGATTCCCGGCTTCGAGTCCGTGGGCATTTACAAGCGCCGTCTCATGCTGCATGGCAAGCCGGCAGAGGTCACGCAGTGGCTGTTCAGTGACGGCTTGGCTTCGGTTTCGCTGTTTGCCGGCCCCAGCGCAGATTCGCAGCAGGCGGGTGCCAGTCTGCACATGGGCGATACCAACGCGCTGCTCGCTCGCAAGGGTGCATGGTCGGTCATTGTGATCGGGGCGGTTCCGGCAAAAACCCTTCAGCTTTTTGCCGATTCGCTGAAGCAACTTCACTGA
- the rpmF gene encoding 50S ribosomal protein L32: MAVQQNKKSPSKRGMHRSHQHLEQPPVAVEPTTGEVHLRHHISPNGFYRGRQVVKTKSEA; this comes from the coding sequence ATGGCCGTACAGCAGAACAAGAAATCGCCGTCCAAGCGCGGCATGCATCGCTCGCACCAGCATCTGGAGCAACCGCCGGTTGCGGTCGAACCGACCACGGGTGAAGTGCATCTGCGTCACCACATCAGCCCGAACGGCTTTTACCGTGGGCGCCAGGTCGTCAAGACCAAGTCCGAAGCGTGA
- the rpoE gene encoding RNA polymerase sigma factor RpoE has protein sequence MTALVEPTPDQLLVQRVQAGDQKAFELLVAKYQRRIFRLISRFIRDSALAEDVSQETFLRAYRAIGQFRGDSQFYTWLYRIAVNTAKKAIADSARDPVIRESSTISDDGETFVSGEQLSDMETPEAVLASREIARTVNAAMDALPEDLRTAIALREIEGLSYEDIAQAMSCPVGTVRSRIFRAREAIARQLRPLLGTKSGERW, from the coding sequence GTGACAGCTCTCGTGGAGCCGACGCCCGATCAGTTGCTGGTCCAGCGAGTTCAGGCTGGCGACCAGAAAGCCTTCGAGTTGCTGGTGGCCAAATACCAGCGCCGCATTTTCCGGCTCATCTCACGCTTCATCCGCGACTCGGCCTTGGCCGAAGACGTGTCGCAAGAAACCTTTCTGCGCGCCTACCGCGCCATCGGCCAGTTCCGTGGCGACAGCCAGTTCTACACCTGGCTTTATCGCATTGCCGTCAATACGGCGAAGAAAGCCATTGCCGACAGCGCGCGCGACCCCGTCATCCGCGAGTCATCCACCATTTCTGACGATGGCGAAACTTTTGTTTCCGGCGAGCAACTAAGTGACATGGAAACCCCGGAAGCCGTGTTGGCGAGCCGGGAAATTGCCAGAACAGTCAATGCTGCCATGGATGCGTTGCCGGAGGATTTGCGCACAGCCATCGCCTTGCGCGAAATCGAAGGCCTGAGTTACGAGGATATTGCGCAGGCCATGAGTTGCCCGGTCGGCACCGTGCGCTCGCGCATTTTCCGGGCGCGCGAGGCCATTGCCAGGCAACTTCGCCCTTTGCTGGGCACCAAATCGGGCGAGCGGTGGTGA
- the fabG gene encoding 3-oxoacyl-ACP reductase FabG, giving the protein MTTQPSTLAGQIALVTGATRGIGQAIAAELLRQGAYVVGTATSEAGAQRIAEALGAGGEGVVLDVNDAEAGAALIDRLVRDKGGLHVLVNNAGITRDTLALRMKDDDWAAVIDTNLSSVFRLSRAAIRPMMKQRAGRIISITSVVGASGNPGQANYAAAKAGVAGMTRALAQELGSRNITVNCVAPGFIDTDMTRGLAEAASQVLLARIPLGRLGRPEDIAHAVGFLASPLAGYITGAELHVNGGMYMI; this is encoded by the coding sequence ATGACGACTCAACCATCCACTCTGGCCGGCCAGATTGCCTTGGTCACGGGCGCCACGCGCGGCATCGGCCAGGCGATCGCCGCCGAACTGCTACGGCAGGGAGCTTATGTCGTCGGCACCGCCACCAGCGAAGCCGGCGCACAACGCATTGCCGAAGCGCTGGGCGCCGGTGGCGAGGGCGTGGTGCTCGACGTGAATGACGCCGAAGCCGGCGCAGCCTTGATCGACCGCCTGGTGCGCGACAAGGGCGGCCTGCATGTTTTGGTCAACAACGCCGGTATCACCCGCGATACCCTGGCCTTGCGCATGAAGGACGACGACTGGGCTGCGGTCATCGACACCAATCTCAGTTCCGTATTCCGCCTGTCGCGCGCTGCCATCCGGCCGATGATGAAACAGCGTGCAGGACGGATCATCAGCATCACTTCGGTGGTGGGCGCATCGGGCAATCCGGGTCAGGCCAACTATGCCGCCGCCAAGGCTGGCGTGGCTGGCATGACCCGCGCCCTGGCGCAGGAACTGGGCAGCCGCAACATCACCGTCAACTGTGTGGCGCCCGGCTTCATCGACACCGATATGACGCGCGGATTGGCCGAGGCCGCTTCGCAGGTCCTGCTGGCGCGCATTCCGCTTGGCCGGCTCGGTCGACCCGAAGACATCGCCCATGCGGTAGGCTTCCTGGCCAGCCCGCTTGCCGGTTACATCACGGGTGCCGAGTTGCACGTGAATGGCGGTATGTACATGATTTGA
- a CDS encoding Maf family nucleotide pyrophosphatase → MSSAKQADSRLPAPLVLASTSAYRRALLERLRLPFTVQSPQTDETPLLGEAPLALALRLAEAKARAVASAAPGSWVIGSDQVCTCEGRILGKPGHHAAAVGQLQMLRGRNSVFHTALALVAPDGSAQVREVPTTVRVRALTDAQIEAYLLAEQPYDCAGSAKSEALGIALMESIHSDDPTALVGLPLIALCDMLLSSGYPLLRPAP, encoded by the coding sequence ATGTCATCAGCCAAGCAGGCCGACTCTCGTTTGCCAGCGCCTCTCGTTTTGGCGTCCACTTCGGCTTACCGGCGCGCACTGCTTGAGCGCCTGCGCCTGCCCTTCACGGTGCAGAGTCCACAGACGGATGAAACACCACTGCTGGGCGAGGCACCGCTTGCACTGGCTCTGCGGCTCGCCGAAGCCAAGGCAAGGGCCGTGGCTTCGGCCGCGCCAGGCAGCTGGGTGATCGGCTCGGACCAGGTCTGCACCTGCGAGGGCCGCATTCTGGGCAAGCCCGGACATCACGCCGCGGCCGTCGGGCAACTGCAAATGCTGCGCGGTCGAAACTCCGTGTTTCATACCGCGCTGGCACTCGTGGCGCCAGACGGCAGCGCGCAAGTGCGCGAAGTCCCGACCACGGTGCGCGTGCGTGCGCTGACCGATGCGCAGATCGAGGCCTATTTACTGGCCGAGCAACCGTACGACTGCGCCGGCAGCGCCAAGTCCGAAGCGCTGGGCATCGCGCTGATGGAGTCCATCCACAGCGATGACCCGACCGCCCTGGTCGGCCTGCCGCTCATCGCTTTGTGCGACATGCTGCTTTCCAGTGGCTACCCCCTACTGCGGCCGGCACCTTGA
- the plsX gene encoding phosphate acyltransferase PlsX, giving the protein MTASLAVDVMGGDHGPSATLPACRALLDLHPQSRVLLVGQLEAMQAGLRQHGLADHPRAQVVPATEVVTMDDSVEVALRRKKDSSMRRAIELVKDGSAHACVSSGNTGALMAVARYVLKTLPGIDRPAIATYLPNARGTGTLMLDLGANVDCEAEHLLQFAVMGTAFASAGGHPNPRVGLLNIGEEVLKGNEMIKQAGELLRGAHAAGRLNFFGNVEGNDIFKGTADIVVCDGFVGNVALKASEGLAQMLTGMIREEFTRTPLTKLMAFAAMPVLKHFRKRVDPRRYNGAALLGLRGLVVKSHGSADAFSFQQALERAHEAAVWQVVQEIERIMAVLHTQATAPDPAVAPSLPDEAAAPAQTSHPQIMANGH; this is encoded by the coding sequence ATGACCGCTAGTCTGGCCGTCGATGTAATGGGCGGCGACCACGGGCCGTCCGCCACCCTGCCTGCCTGCCGAGCTCTGCTCGACCTGCATCCGCAGAGCCGCGTTCTGCTGGTCGGTCAGCTCGAGGCCATGCAGGCCGGTTTGCGCCAGCATGGCCTGGCCGATCACCCACGCGCACAAGTGGTGCCGGCGACCGAAGTGGTCACGATGGATGATTCGGTCGAGGTGGCGCTGCGCCGCAAGAAAGACTCGTCCATGCGTCGCGCCATCGAGTTGGTCAAGGATGGCTCGGCGCATGCCTGCGTGTCCTCGGGCAACACGGGCGCCCTCATGGCCGTGGCGCGTTATGTGCTCAAAACCTTGCCCGGCATCGACCGCCCGGCCATTGCCACTTATTTGCCCAATGCCCGGGGCACCGGCACCCTGATGCTGGACCTGGGCGCCAATGTGGATTGCGAGGCCGAGCATCTGTTGCAGTTCGCCGTCATGGGCACGGCATTCGCCTCAGCTGGCGGACATCCCAACCCGCGGGTGGGACTGCTGAACATCGGCGAGGAGGTCCTCAAGGGCAACGAGATGATCAAGCAGGCCGGCGAGCTGCTGCGCGGGGCGCATGCCGCGGGCCGCCTGAATTTCTTCGGCAATGTCGAAGGCAACGACATCTTCAAGGGCACGGCCGACATCGTGGTTTGCGATGGATTCGTGGGGAATGTGGCACTCAAGGCCTCCGAAGGATTGGCACAGATGCTGACAGGCATGATTCGCGAGGAATTCACCCGCACGCCGCTGACCAAGCTCATGGCCTTCGCCGCCATGCCGGTGCTCAAACATTTCCGCAAACGGGTGGATCCCCGGCGCTACAACGGCGCCGCGCTGCTGGGTTTGCGCGGCTTGGTGGTGAAGAGCCACGGCTCGGCCGATGCGTTCTCGTTTCAACAAGCGCTGGAGCGAGCGCACGAGGCGGCGGTCTGGCAGGTGGTCCAGGAAATCGAGCGCATCATGGCCGTGCTGCACACGCAGGCCACCGCGCCTGATCCGGCCGTTGCCCCATCCCTTCCAGACGAAGCCGCAGCTCCGGCGCAAACTTCACACCCGCAGATCATGGCGAACGGGCATTGA
- a CDS encoding sigma-E factor negative regulatory protein yields the protein MNEAAMQARISALMDGEAGADEHASGAGRHDAVWHALAADAEARQAWLQYHQIGDLLRSSELAPLQREQVFLQRFSERLRQEPVQFSPAAQALAQQPKRPRARWAAAGAAVASVATVALVTFSSLPSLPIRQPAQMAAQAPVGLPEQAAAPQHIALHAQPGQIPVVDKMGGQMPAIWAQYLMAHQQLAGSVLPYTPAGIHEADFRVALTH from the coding sequence ATGAATGAAGCGGCGATGCAAGCGCGCATATCCGCGCTGATGGATGGGGAGGCGGGTGCGGATGAGCACGCGTCAGGCGCAGGACGGCATGACGCTGTTTGGCACGCGTTAGCCGCCGACGCCGAGGCGCGACAGGCTTGGCTGCAATACCACCAGATTGGCGATTTGCTGCGCTCCTCCGAACTCGCGCCACTGCAGCGGGAGCAGGTCTTTCTGCAGCGTTTTTCCGAGCGGCTGCGTCAGGAACCGGTGCAATTCTCCCCAGCTGCTCAGGCTCTTGCGCAACAGCCCAAACGACCGCGCGCGCGCTGGGCGGCGGCGGGCGCAGCCGTTGCGAGCGTGGCGACTGTGGCCTTGGTGACCTTCTCGTCCTTGCCATCCTTGCCTATCCGGCAGCCTGCGCAGATGGCCGCGCAAGCGCCCGTCGGATTGCCGGAACAAGCGGCTGCGCCGCAGCACATCGCGCTGCATGCGCAGCCTGGGCAAATCCCGGTCGTCGACAAGATGGGGGGCCAGATGCCCGCCATCTGGGCGCAATATCTGATGGCCCATCAACAACTGGCCGGGAGCGTGCTGCCCTATACCCCAGCCGGCATTCATGAAGCGGATTTCCGTGTGGCCCTTACGCATTAA
- the fabD gene encoding ACP S-malonyltransferase — MKPFAVVFPGQGSQAVGMLDACAEHPAVRQTLQEASDALHQDMAALIAQGPAEKLNLTTNTQPVMLTAGIALWRLWLAEGGAMPQAMAGHSLGEYTALVAAGSLAFADALPLVRFRAQAMQEAVPVGSGGMAAVLGLDDAAVREVCSDATSQSGEVVEAVNFNAPGQVVIAGTKAAVDLACTLLKSRGAKRALPLAVSAPFHSTLLKPAADRLAAYLEQVPIRSPAVPVVHNVDVAQHLEPQAIRQALAAQASGAVRWVECVRALALAGCADIVECGPGKVLAGLTRRIDPNLGSHALTDASSAHSIKEALA, encoded by the coding sequence ATGAAACCCTTCGCTGTTGTTTTCCCCGGTCAAGGCTCCCAGGCCGTGGGCATGCTCGATGCATGTGCCGAGCATCCGGCGGTGCGCCAGACTCTGCAAGAGGCGAGTGACGCGCTGCACCAGGACATGGCCGCACTCATTGCACAAGGGCCAGCCGAGAAACTCAATCTCACCACCAACACCCAGCCGGTCATGCTGACGGCTGGCATCGCCCTCTGGCGCTTGTGGCTGGCCGAGGGTGGTGCCATGCCACAGGCCATGGCGGGGCATAGTCTGGGCGAGTACACGGCGCTGGTCGCCGCTGGCTCGCTGGCCTTTGCCGATGCCCTGCCCCTGGTGCGCTTTCGTGCCCAGGCGATGCAGGAGGCGGTTCCCGTGGGCAGTGGCGGCATGGCTGCGGTGCTGGGTCTGGACGATGCTGCGGTGCGCGAGGTCTGCAGCGACGCGACGTCGCAAAGCGGGGAAGTGGTGGAGGCGGTGAACTTCAACGCGCCCGGGCAGGTGGTCATTGCCGGCACCAAGGCGGCGGTCGATCTGGCCTGCACACTTTTGAAGTCGCGTGGCGCCAAGCGTGCGCTGCCGCTGGCGGTGTCGGCCCCTTTCCACAGCACCTTGCTCAAGCCGGCGGCGGATCGGCTTGCCGCATACCTGGAACAGGTGCCGATCCGAAGTCCTGCAGTGCCCGTAGTGCATAACGTGGATGTGGCCCAGCACCTTGAGCCGCAGGCCATCCGCCAGGCGCTGGCGGCCCAGGCCAGCGGCGCTGTACGCTGGGTGGAATGTGTCCGGGCCCTGGCGCTTGCAGGCTGCGCCGACATCGTGGAATGCGGGCCTGGCAAGGTGCTGGCCGGTCTGACACGCCGCATCGACCCCAATCTGGGCAGCCATGCCCTGACCGACGCAAGCAGCGCACACAGCATCAAGGAGGCTTTGGCATGA
- a CDS encoding beta-ketoacyl-ACP synthase III: MSRYSRIIGTGSHLPPNRVSNAQLAAQLARDGVETSDTWIVERTGIRFRHFADPATSSVDLGEQAARHALDAAGLTPADVDLIIVATSTPDMIFPSNAALIQGRLGVPGGAAFDVQAVCAGFVYALAVADQFVRGGMARHALVIGTEVFSRILDFKDRTTCVLFGDGAGAVVLAASDEPGLLASALHADGRKAGILCTPGRVSGGEVAGHPYLKMDGQAVFKQAVHVLEDVAREVLTMSGRTPQDIDWMVPHQANIRIMLHTAKKLGLPAEKVVQTVAEHGNTSAASIPLALDVAVRAGSIQRGDTLLLEAVGGGLTWGAALLDY, encoded by the coding sequence ATGTCGCGCTATTCCCGCATCATCGGCACTGGCAGCCACCTGCCGCCGAATCGCGTCAGCAACGCGCAACTCGCTGCGCAACTGGCGCGTGACGGCGTCGAGACCAGCGATACCTGGATCGTCGAGCGCACCGGCATCCGCTTCCGCCATTTCGCCGACCCGGCAACCTCCAGCGTGGATCTGGGTGAGCAGGCGGCACGCCATGCGCTCGATGCCGCAGGACTGACGCCTGCCGACGTCGACCTGATCATCGTCGCCACCTCAACGCCGGACATGATTTTTCCGTCGAATGCGGCGCTCATCCAGGGCCGCCTCGGCGTGCCGGGTGGCGCGGCGTTCGACGTGCAAGCCGTGTGTGCCGGCTTTGTCTATGCCCTGGCTGTGGCCGACCAATTCGTGCGCGGCGGCATGGCCCGTCATGCCCTGGTCATCGGTACCGAAGTGTTTTCGCGAATTCTCGATTTCAAGGATCGCACCACCTGTGTGCTGTTTGGCGACGGTGCCGGCGCGGTCGTGCTGGCCGCAAGCGACGAGCCTGGGCTGCTGGCGTCGGCCTTGCACGCCGATGGCCGCAAGGCCGGCATTCTGTGCACACCCGGCCGGGTTTCCGGGGGCGAAGTGGCGGGCCACCCCTATCTCAAGATGGACGGCCAGGCTGTGTTCAAGCAGGCCGTGCATGTGCTGGAAGATGTGGCACGCGAGGTGCTGACGATGTCCGGCCGCACGCCGCAGGACATCGATTGGATGGTGCCGCATCAAGCCAATATCCGCATCATGTTGCACACGGCGAAAAAATTGGGGCTGCCTGCCGAAAAAGTGGTGCAGACCGTGGCGGAGCACGGCAACACCTCGGCGGCCTCCATCCCGCTGGCCTTGGACGTTGCCGTGCGTGCCGGCAGCATCCAGCGAGGCGACACCCTGTTGCTTGAAGCCGTGGGCGGTGGTTTGACCTGGGGCGCTGCACTCCTGGATTACTGA